In Herpetosiphonaceae bacterium, the genomic stretch CGCGTTCGTGGGGCTGTGCGCCGCGCTACAACGTGCATACCTACAACGTGGACTGGCAGACCCAGGTCGTCAATCTGGCAACCGTGGTCGGTCGGCAACGCATTCCCTTCGTGGTGCCGGACTACGCCCAGCGCTACATCGGGTGCGCGCCTGATAGCGCCGATCTGATCCTGCGCGACGGCGACTGGTGGTTGCATATCGTGGTCACCGTGCCTGCGCCCGAGGTGCGGCTAACTGAGACCGTCATGGGCGTCGATCTTGGGTTGGCGCACCCGGCGGTGACGAGTACCCGCCAGTTTCTTGGCAAGCGTCGCTGGAAAGCGATCGAAGGGCGCTATTTCCACCTGCGCCGGGCCTTGCAAAAGAAGGGGAGCACGAGCGCGAAACGCCACCTGCGCCGCCTCCGCCACAAACAAGCGCGGTTCCGCCGGGATTGTGATCACGTCCTGAGCAAACAGATCGTCCATGCCACCCCAGAAGGCAGCACGATTGTGGTGGAAAACCTGACCCACATTCGGCAGCGCACGAAGCAGCGTGGGCGTGAACAACGACGGCGCATGCATAGTTGGTCCTATGCGCAGCTGCGCCAGTTTTTGACGTACAAGGCAGAAGCACGCGGTTGTACGGTGGTCGCGGTCGATCCGCGACATACCTCCCAAACGTGTAGCCGGTGCGGGTATCAAGCCCGCAACAATCGGCGTGCCAGAGGCTGGTTCAAGTGTCGGCAGTGTAGCTACGAGCTGCATGCGGATGTGAACGCCGCCTACAATATTGCTGCCAAGTACCAGGCCAGGAGCGGTACATCTGATCCTGGTGGGCTGCCCGTCAATCAGCCAATCGCATCAGACCTGCGGGTCTAGATGCAAGCCGCCTCGTTCACGGGGCGGTTATTGACAAGGAGTGTCATGATGGCGGAGAAGCAACTTATTCTATCCTCACCCGAAATTTTGGGAGGGACGCCCGTGTTTGCTGGAACCCGCGTCCCAATCAAGAACTTAATTGATTATTTAGAAGCGGGTGACACCCTTGACGAGTTTTTAGACGACTTTCCGTCCGTTAGCCGCGACCACGCTATCCAGGTGCTGGAGTTAGCAAAGGAGGCGTTAGTGTCGTATGCAACGGCGCGTGCTGCTTGATGAATGTCTGCCGAAGAACCTCAAACGTGCGTTACCAACGCATAGCGTCGCTACCGTACAAGAGATGGGCTGGTCTGGGAAAAAGAACGGTGAGTTGATGCAGCTTGCGCACGGTCAGTTCGAGGTGTTTCTCACCAGCGACCAAAACCTGCGCTATCAGCAACATCTTGCCTATGGGGATGTGGGAGTCATGGTCCTCGTCGCGCCAACCAACCGGATCGAGGCACTGCACCCATTAATGCCGCGAGTCAACCAGATTCTCCCGACGATCAAAGCAGGCGAGGTCATTGAGGTTACGCTGTAGCACCTCCCCAGCAGCTTCGATGCTCCTTACAAAGAAATCGGTAGAAAGCCCGCCGCTTGAGCGGTGGGAGTGTCACGTCTACGTGCAATACATGCTGTATCGCCGACCAATCAAGCCCTGGATCTCACCGCTGCGCGTCACGTTGTGTGGCGTTTTTGGCGGCAGCGCAGCTTGAGCGATCGACGGCGTTGCCGTCGCCGCAGCGCCGCTCGTCACGTGCCACAGGTAGCTGGCATCGCCCCCGTTGGGATAGCCAAAGCGCACAAACATGTGCAACAATTGGTCCGCACCCAGCGGCAGGGGATCAAGGCGGACGGTGGTCGGTGCCGCGGGATCGGGCTGTGCGCCATGCCGCCGGGCGGGTTCGCCGCTCCACGGACGCAGGCCGACGCTGACGTGCTCAAGCGGACCCGACCCGATCACCAGCGTGGGTGCTGCGCCCACGGGAATCTGCGCCGTTGCCACGGCGTTCATAAACTCCTCGGTGGGCGCAACGTCGATCGTGCCGTGGCGACCGAGCGTGCCCTCGATCGCCCGGTCGCCGATGATCAGCCACGCCGACGGCGGCCCAGCTGGGTCGTCAATGCTGCCTGTTGGTGCCAGCGGCATACTCTGGTAGGCGGTGACGGCGAAGCGCGCTGAGGGTAGCGCTGCTGACGGCGTGGATGTTTCGGTTGCTGATGCGGATGCTGGACGTGCGCGCTCGACCATCCCGATGCTGCGGTGCCTGCGTGTTGCTCCCCCGGCAGCGCGGGTCCACAGGCGCTAAGGATGCACACAAGCGCGAGACACAACCGTTTGAAATACACCGTGGTCCGTTCTGCTTGGGGGATGG encodes the following:
- a CDS encoding DUF5615 family PIN-like protein; translation: MQRRVLLDECLPKNLKRALPTHSVATVQEMGWSGKKNGELMQLAHGQFEVFLTSDQNLRYQQHLAYGDVGVMVLVAPTNRIEALHPLMPRVNQILPTIKAGEVIEVTL
- a CDS encoding DUF433 domain-containing protein — protein: MMAEKQLILSSPEILGGTPVFAGTRVPIKNLIDYLEAGDTLDEFLDDFPSVSRDHAIQVLELAKEALVSYATARAA
- a CDS encoding transposase, giving the protein MQRTIRIKLQPTAEQATALLETRRQFTDVFNAVAAYGWQARIKNGVTLHHALYYPLKAQYPDLVSDLHIQARVKATEAVASALQLAKDPARTVSQPRSWGCAPRYNVHTYNVDWQTQVVNLATVVGRQRIPFVVPDYAQRYIGCAPDSADLILRDGDWWLHIVVTVPAPEVRLTETVMGVDLGLAHPAVTSTRQFLGKRRWKAIEGRYFHLRRALQKKGSTSAKRHLRRLRHKQARFRRDCDHVLSKQIVHATPEGSTIVVENLTHIRQRTKQRGREQRRRMHSWSYAQLRQFLTYKAEARGCTVVAVDPRHTSQTCSRCGYQARNNRRARGWFKCRQCSYELHADVNAAYNIAAKYQARSGTSDPGGLPVNQPIASDLRV